A section of the Triticum dicoccoides isolate Atlit2015 ecotype Zavitan chromosome 7A, WEW_v2.0, whole genome shotgun sequence genome encodes:
- the LOC119330483 gene encoding protein trichome birefringence-like 23, producing MGMEYEPAPAQKKPAAGGRAALKLLLALLLVGLAMRLLADRCASRLLPPPAPKEEAAELAVTAPPAQEADGGDGVPVTPNGAGRCDLFHGEWVHDSTGPAYTNATCRFIETPQNCMSNGRPDDGYLYWKWKPYGCDVPRFESKTFLEDMRGKHWALVGDSILRNHVQSLLCLLSKVEDPTEVYHDKTYQSRRWHFPSHNFTLSLVWAPFLVKAEIFEDENGVSSAEPRLTFDVLDATWVSQWASFDYVIISTGQWFFKKAVYLEHGAVIGCHFCQDKSLKEVSIDYSFRRGLREAFRFITASPHRPVVFYRTWSPSHFEGGEWFSGGRCDRKAPFKPREAGDRALDNLMWRVERAEFAKAAADDGGAGRLRLLDTYEMSLQRPDAHAGPYRTYQPFAKGGGAAAGKVQNDCLHWCLPGPIEAWNDIIMRILAED from the exons ATGGGGATGGAGTACGAGCCGGCACCGGCGCAGAAGAAGCcggcggcgggcgggcgggcggcccTGAAGCTGCTGCTGGCCCTGCTCCTCGTCGGCCTCGCGATGCGGCTGCTCGCGGACCGCTGCGCCTCCCGCCTCCTGCCGCCCCCCGCCCCGAAGGAGGAGGCCGCGGAGCTCGCCGTGACGGCGCCGCCGGCGCAGGAGGCCGACGGCGGGGACGGGGTGCCCGTAACTCCCAACG GTGCAGGGAGGTGTGATCTGTTCCATGGGGAATGGGTCCATGATTCCACTGGCCCAGCTTACACCAATGCAACCTGCCGGTTCATCGAGACTCCACAGAACTGTATGTCGAATGGAAGGCCTGACGATGGTTATCTTTACTGGAAATGGAAGCCGTATGGCTGTGACGTGCCGCGGTTTGAGAGCAAGACGTTCTTGGAGGACATGAGGGGCAAACACTGGGCACTAGTCGGCGATTCAATCCTCCGCAACCATGTCCAATCGTTGCTCTGCCTTCTTTCCAAG GTTGAAGATCCTACAGAGGTGTACCACGACAAAACCTACCAGTCCAGGCGATGGCACTTCCCGTCGCACAACTTCACGCTGTCCCTGGTGTGGGCGCCGTTCCTCGTCAAGGCGGAGATATTCGAGGACGAGAACGGGGTCTCGTCGGCGGAGCCGCGGCTGACCTTCGACGTCCTGGACGCGACCTGGGTGAGCCAGTGGGCCAGCTTCGACTACGTGATCATCTCGACGGGGCAGTGGTTCTTCAAGAAGGCGGTGTACCTGGAGCATGGGGCGGTGATCGGCTGCCACTTCTGCCAGGACAAGAGCCTGAAGGAGGTGAGCATCGACTACTCCTTCCGCAGGGGGCTCCGGGAGGCCTTCCGGTTCATCACGGCGTCGCCGCACCGGCCGGTGGTGTTCTACCGGACGTGGTCGCCGTCGCACTTCGAGGGCGGCGAGTGGTTCAGCGGCGGGCGGTGCGACCGGAAGGCGCCGTTCAAGCCGCGGGAGGCCGGCGACCGCGCGCTGGACAACCTCATGTGGCGGGTGGAGCGCGCCGAGTtcgccaaggccgccgcggacgacGGCGGGGCGGGGCGCCTGAGGCTGCTGGACACGTACGAGATGTCGCTGCAGCGGCCCGACGCGCACGCCGGGCCGTACCGGACGTACCAGCCGTTCGCCAagggcggcggcgccgccgccggcaaggTGCAGAACGACTGCCTGCACTGGTGCCTGCCCGGGCCGATCGAGGCGTGGAACGACATCATCATGCGGATACTGGCCGAGGACTGA